In Halopelagius longus, the following proteins share a genomic window:
- a CDS encoding ABC transporter permease produces the protein MSRLDFVVRRAAFAAVTAVVVLTAVFLLVAVPENPNVSLVKFYAAMAGEDPEAAAAAYRASHNLDKSLWWRYTHWMRNVVTLRFGRSQSMGAPVSDIIVRRAPYTLGYVVPAVALSVVGGVTAGVASALRRGDVSDRAGAVVAYLGYGVPNFYLASVLLLLVGTAFGWDGTGFDTEAGVLTAKNARRYVLPTAVLATTLAASQLRYARSLSADVLGEEFVRLVRAKGAPPGRVARHVVRNAAVPLVTLTFADLLGVLVLNVYVLEFVFDIPGLGAVSLAAVRDRDVPLVLGTTTLVILVGVVGNLLQDVAYAALDPRVDE, from the coding sequence GTGAGTCGCCTCGACTTCGTCGTCCGTCGCGCCGCCTTCGCCGCCGTCACCGCCGTCGTCGTCCTCACGGCGGTGTTTCTCTTAGTCGCCGTGCCGGAGAACCCGAACGTCTCCCTCGTGAAGTTCTACGCCGCGATGGCCGGCGAGGACCCGGAGGCCGCGGCGGCGGCGTACCGCGCCTCGCACAACCTCGATAAGTCGCTCTGGTGGCGGTACACCCACTGGATGCGGAACGTGGTGACGCTACGGTTCGGTCGCTCACAGAGCATGGGCGCGCCGGTGTCCGACATCATCGTCAGGCGCGCGCCGTACACGCTCGGATACGTGGTGCCCGCCGTCGCACTCAGCGTCGTCGGCGGCGTGACCGCGGGCGTCGCCTCGGCGTTGCGGCGAGGAGACGTTTCGGACCGCGCCGGCGCCGTGGTCGCTTACCTCGGCTACGGCGTTCCGAACTTCTACCTCGCGAGCGTCCTCCTCTTGTTGGTCGGCACCGCGTTCGGGTGGGACGGGACCGGATTCGACACCGAGGCGGGGGTGCTCACCGCGAAGAACGCGAGGCGGTACGTCCTTCCGACCGCCGTCCTCGCGACGACGCTCGCGGCGAGTCAACTCCGGTACGCCCGGTCGCTGTCGGCGGACGTACTCGGCGAGGAGTTCGTCCGACTGGTGCGGGCGAAGGGCGCGCCCCCCGGACGGGTCGCCCGCCACGTCGTCCGGAACGCCGCCGTCCCGTTGGTGACGCTGACGTTCGCGGACCTGCTCGGCGTCCTCGTGTTGAACGTCTACGTGTTGGAGTTCGTCTTCGACATCCCCGGCCTCGGGGCGGTGAGCCTCGCCGCCGTCCGCGACAGGGACGTTCCCCTCGTCCTCGGGACGACGACGCTCGTCATCCTCGTCGGCGTCGTCGGAAATCTGCTTCAAGACGTGGCGTACGCGGCGTTGGACCCGCGGGTAGACGAGTGA
- a CDS encoding macro domain-containing protein, with protein MEFTVVQGDIAQQSADALVNAAGTSLRMGSGVAGALRREGGEALNDAAVRNGPIDLGDVAVTKAYELDAEHVIHAAAMPHFGDGEATAESIRDATRSSLERADELGCSSLVLPALGCGVAGFPLEEGAQIIATEIADYDPESLSDVRFVAYSDEDYETIRRVADEVRGDGE; from the coding sequence ATGGAGTTCACCGTGGTTCAGGGAGACATCGCCCAGCAGTCGGCGGACGCGCTAGTCAACGCCGCGGGAACGAGCCTCCGCATGGGGTCCGGCGTCGCGGGCGCACTCCGTCGAGAGGGCGGCGAGGCGTTGAACGACGCGGCGGTCAGAAACGGCCCCATCGACTTGGGCGACGTGGCCGTCACGAAAGCCTACGAGTTGGACGCCGAACACGTCATCCACGCCGCCGCGATGCCGCACTTCGGCGACGGGGAGGCCACGGCCGAGAGCATCCGCGACGCGACGCGGAGCAGCCTCGAACGGGCGGACGAACTCGGCTGTTCGTCGCTCGTCCTCCCCGCACTCGGCTGCGGCGTCGCCGGGTTCCCGTTGGAGGAGGGCGCGCAGATAATCGCCACGGAAATCGCCGACTACGACCCCGAATCGCTCTCGGACGTTCGCTTCGTCGCCTACAGCGACGAGGACTACGAGACGATTCGGCGCGTCGCGGACGAGGTTCGCGGCGACGGGGAGTGA
- a CDS encoding DUF2309 domain-containing protein — MSTESTIEDSIDKAATTVGSVWPIHSFVTANPLSGFEDLPFGEAVTQAADLLGGRGYPSPETFRAALDDGQIDPEILESELTERGYEADPETLLERMDAAADPETPDSDTERADHVLTKWLSAFLDEGHAQWSMPNREAGFYAAFREVAEHDGEIPDEGVVAALPETPTEAIEAVLEPYPESQWVPIFEEQLAALPGWAGFIKRRADDEDVWQSAHPITLAGYLAVRLSLLDGFGVDIEPSTGPDGAETDAADELAEAFLNAWEASYRTDVVESVAAESRSLAESEPSGRPDAQLVFCIDTRSELIRRHIEATGEYETHGYAGFFGIPMEYRGYDAEVAVDACPPILDPQHRITEIPADKDTQASHERWSNIREAASEVVKTLKENPATAFGFVENAGSGYGLALAARTLVPGRLYDLFDTADDAVPDDHEFCEQIVDHQHTYVGDLPVGLTHEEKVEYAATAFELMGWEEFSRLVVFVGHASETANNPYDSSLDCGACAGNPGGPNARALATICNDTEVKTALRERGFDIPDDTVFLAGEHNTTTDEIELYDGDVPESHAGELDQLRADLTVARENAAAERAESMGADGSTGVSETERRAADWAETRPEWGLAGNAGFVVGPRELTSDLDLDGRAFLHSYDWSTDPDGDALEAIFAGPVVVTQWINSQYYFSTVDNAVYGSGSKVTQNPVGNVGVYQGNGGDLMTGLPLQSLMARDDEPYHRPLRLSTVVHAPVQRVTDVLADCEEVTELLDNDWLSLTVVDPTQDHRAFRYEDGLEWTPASVRPDARQKVPNAPAAADD; from the coding sequence ATGAGTACTGAATCCACTATCGAAGACAGCATCGACAAGGCAGCGACCACCGTCGGATCGGTCTGGCCGATTCACTCGTTCGTGACGGCCAACCCCCTCTCGGGGTTCGAAGACCTGCCGTTCGGCGAGGCGGTGACGCAGGCGGCCGACCTGCTCGGTGGTCGCGGCTACCCGAGCCCGGAGACGTTCCGAGCGGCGCTCGACGACGGCCAGATCGACCCCGAAATACTCGAATCGGAACTCACGGAGCGCGGCTACGAGGCCGACCCGGAGACGCTGCTCGAACGCATGGACGCCGCCGCCGATCCGGAGACGCCGGATTCCGACACCGAGCGTGCCGATCACGTACTGACGAAGTGGCTGTCGGCCTTCCTCGACGAGGGCCACGCCCAGTGGTCGATGCCGAACCGCGAAGCCGGGTTCTACGCGGCCTTCCGTGAGGTGGCCGAACACGACGGCGAAATCCCCGACGAAGGGGTCGTCGCCGCGCTGCCCGAAACGCCGACCGAGGCCATCGAGGCCGTCCTGGAGCCGTACCCGGAGAGCCAGTGGGTGCCTATCTTCGAGGAGCAACTGGCCGCGCTCCCCGGCTGGGCCGGATTCATCAAACGGCGCGCCGACGACGAGGACGTGTGGCAGTCGGCCCACCCAATCACGCTCGCGGGCTATCTCGCGGTCCGCCTCTCGTTGCTCGACGGCTTCGGCGTCGATATCGAGCCCTCGACCGGCCCCGACGGAGCCGAGACCGACGCGGCCGACGAACTCGCCGAAGCGTTCCTGAACGCGTGGGAGGCGAGTTACCGAACCGACGTCGTCGAGAGCGTCGCCGCCGAGAGCCGGTCGCTCGCCGAGAGCGAGCCGTCGGGTCGCCCGGACGCGCAGTTGGTCTTCTGTATCGACACCCGCTCGGAGCTTATCCGCCGCCACATCGAAGCCACGGGCGAGTACGAGACTCACGGCTACGCCGGCTTCTTCGGTATCCCGATGGAGTACCGGGGGTACGATGCCGAGGTGGCGGTCGATGCCTGCCCGCCGATCCTCGACCCGCAGCACCGTATCACCGAGATTCCGGCCGATAAGGACACGCAGGCGAGCCACGAGCGATGGTCGAACATCCGCGAAGCCGCGAGCGAGGTCGTCAAGACGCTGAAAGAGAACCCCGCCACCGCCTTCGGCTTCGTCGAGAACGCCGGCAGCGGGTACGGGCTGGCGCTCGCGGCCCGCACGCTCGTCCCCGGCCGCCTCTACGATCTGTTCGATACCGCCGACGACGCGGTGCCCGACGACCACGAGTTCTGCGAGCAGATCGTCGACCACCAGCACACCTACGTCGGTGATCTTCCGGTGGGGCTGACCCACGAGGAGAAAGTCGAGTACGCCGCTACCGCCTTCGAGTTGATGGGCTGGGAGGAGTTCAGTCGCCTCGTCGTTTTCGTCGGCCACGCCAGCGAGACGGCCAACAATCCCTACGACTCGAGTTTGGACTGCGGTGCCTGCGCCGGCAACCCCGGCGGCCCGAACGCCCGCGCCCTCGCGACGATCTGTAACGACACCGAGGTCAAGACGGCGCTGCGCGAACGCGGCTTCGACATCCCCGACGACACCGTCTTCCTCGCCGGCGAACACAACACGACGACCGACGAGATCGAACTGTACGACGGCGACGTACCCGAGAGCCACGCGGGGGAACTCGACCAGTTGCGCGCAGACCTCACCGTCGCTCGCGAGAACGCCGCCGCCGAGCGCGCCGAGTCGATGGGCGCCGACGGATCGACGGGCGTCAGCGAGACGGAACGCCGCGCCGCCGACTGGGCCGAGACGCGTCCCGAGTGGGGGCTGGCCGGTAACGCCGGCTTCGTCGTCGGCCCCCGCGAACTCACGAGCGACCTCGACCTCGACGGGCGCGCCTTCCTCCACTCGTACGACTGGTCGACCGACCCCGACGGCGACGCGCTGGAAGCCATCTTCGCGGGCCCCGTGGTCGTCACCCAGTGGATCAACAGCCAGTACTACTTCTCGACGGTCGACAACGCCGTCTACGGCAGCGGGTCGAAGGTGACCCAAAACCCCGTCGGCAACGTCGGCGTCTATCAGGGCAACGGCGGCGACCTGATGACCGGTCTCCCCCTCCAGTCGCTGATGGCCCGCGACGACGAACCGTACCACAGGCCGCTCCGCCTCTCGACGGTCGTCCACGCGCCGGTTCAGCGCGTCACCGACGTCCTGGCCGACTGCGAAGAGGTGACCGAACTGCTGGACAACGACTGGCTCTCGCTGACGGTCGTCGACCCGACCCAAGACCACCGCGCGTTCCGCTACGAGGACGGACTGGAGTGGACGCCGGCGTCCGTGCGGCCGGACGCCCGTCAGAAGGTGCCGAACGCTCCCGCGGCCGCGGACGACTGA
- a CDS encoding copper resistance protein CopD, protein MLVDTAVTVLHVLTGALWVGSVVFVAGAILPAAVGGSLDAAPLESMSRTLVVGSRGASVVMFLTGGHLAGTRYTVETLTGTGRGHLVLAMLALWLVLAALVEVGNGRLTDGLQEKRVRAPARDALGVFRAAAVVGVLLLVDAGLLATGAAFY, encoded by the coding sequence ATGCTGGTCGATACCGCCGTCACGGTACTGCACGTTCTCACGGGCGCGTTGTGGGTCGGAAGCGTCGTCTTCGTCGCGGGCGCGATTCTCCCCGCCGCCGTCGGGGGGTCGCTCGACGCCGCCCCCCTCGAATCGATGTCCCGAACGCTCGTGGTGGGGTCCCGCGGCGCGTCCGTCGTGATGTTTCTCACCGGCGGCCACCTCGCCGGGACGAGATACACAGTCGAGACGTTGACAGGAACCGGTCGTGGCCACCTCGTCCTCGCGATGCTCGCCCTCTGGTTGGTGCTCGCCGCCCTCGTCGAAGTCGGCAACGGACGACTCACCGACGGTCTGCAGGAGAAGCGCGTTCGAGCGCCCGCGAGAGACGCTCTCGGCGTCTTCCGCGCGGCGGCGGTCGTCGGCGTCCTCCTCCTCGTCGACGCCGGTCTGTTGGCGACGGGCGCGGCGTTCTACTGA
- a CDS encoding PH domain-containing protein, translating into MPEQRLSPLSVPYRVIQRGGSVLAFVVFALATGGMNLPFVGLAGPAAVVLVVGGGVGLLIAYEAAYYRLFRYDLTADTLDIHSGVVARRTREIPLRRIQNVDIARNVVQRAVGIAAVNFETAGGSGTEAQLRYVSFEEAKRLQRELPRLKRGEDVAEETPTPTEELFSLDDRELAILGALSFDFRIPGAVFIFASGSVPFVTSLLPDAFGFPTAVVGVVVLVVAAVLVSWLAGATVAVVNYYGFRLVRSEDELQYERGLLQRYDGSIPFDKVQTLTVADNPLKRWAGYATLLIETAGHGPGGNENGRGSEAAIPLARRERIDSLVNDIEHVGSPAFERPPKRTRRRYAARYLIALSVLTGVLYAANTVFGGIPWYWTGLVLPAIPVAAHYKWKHRGYWLGPDHVVTRNGVLKRETKFVPYYRIQTVIDTRTIFQRRLRLATVTIDTAGSLSIGGSDAAAVDIDAESADQLREELDDRLIAARAARQAEQRRAKRAAAEAELEAEDESEGEGESEVGGDDDGDSVPPSETRDDG; encoded by the coding sequence ATGCCCGAACAGCGACTCTCGCCGCTGTCGGTTCCGTACCGCGTCATCCAGCGAGGCGGGAGCGTCCTCGCGTTCGTCGTGTTCGCCCTCGCCACGGGCGGGATGAACCTCCCGTTCGTCGGACTCGCCGGCCCCGCGGCGGTGGTCCTCGTCGTCGGCGGCGGCGTCGGCCTCCTAATCGCGTACGAGGCGGCGTACTACCGCCTGTTCAGGTACGACCTCACCGCCGACACGCTCGACATCCACTCCGGCGTCGTCGCGCGGCGGACGCGCGAGATACCGCTCCGGCGCATCCAGAACGTCGATATCGCTCGGAACGTCGTCCAGCGAGCGGTCGGCATCGCGGCGGTGAACTTCGAGACGGCGGGCGGAAGCGGCACCGAGGCGCAACTCCGCTACGTCTCCTTCGAGGAGGCAAAACGCCTCCAGCGAGAGTTGCCGCGCCTCAAGCGCGGCGAGGACGTCGCCGAGGAGACTCCCACGCCGACGGAGGAACTGTTCTCCCTCGACGACCGGGAACTCGCGATTTTGGGCGCGCTCTCGTTCGACTTCCGCATCCCCGGCGCGGTGTTCATCTTCGCCTCGGGGTCGGTCCCGTTCGTCACGTCGCTCCTGCCGGACGCGTTCGGGTTCCCCACCGCCGTCGTCGGCGTCGTCGTCCTCGTCGTCGCCGCGGTGCTCGTCTCGTGGCTGGCCGGCGCGACGGTGGCCGTCGTCAACTACTACGGCTTCCGCCTCGTGCGGTCGGAGGACGAACTCCAGTACGAACGCGGACTGCTCCAACGGTACGACGGATCTATTCCGTTCGACAAGGTGCAGACGCTGACCGTCGCGGACAACCCCCTGAAGCGGTGGGCGGGGTACGCGACGCTCCTCATCGAGACGGCGGGGCACGGGCCGGGCGGCAACGAGAACGGCCGCGGGTCCGAGGCGGCGATTCCCCTCGCGCGCCGGGAGCGAATCGACTCGCTCGTGAACGACATCGAACACGTCGGGTCGCCGGCGTTCGAACGCCCGCCGAAGCGGACCCGACGCCGGTACGCCGCGCGCTACCTCATCGCGCTGTCGGTTCTCACCGGCGTGCTGTACGCCGCAAACACCGTCTTCGGCGGGATTCCGTGGTACTGGACCGGTCTCGTCCTGCCGGCGATTCCCGTCGCGGCGCACTACAAGTGGAAGCACCGCGGCTACTGGCTCGGACCCGACCACGTCGTCACGCGAAACGGCGTGTTGAAGCGCGAGACGAAGTTCGTCCCGTACTACCGCATCCAGACGGTCATCGACACCCGGACGATATTCCAGCGTCGCCTCCGCCTCGCCACCGTCACCATCGACACCGCGGGGTCGCTCTCGATAGGCGGGAGCGACGCCGCGGCGGTCGATATCGACGCAGAGTCCGCCGACCAACTCCGAGAGGAACTCGACGACCGACTCATCGCCGCCCGCGCCGCCCGGCAGGCCGAACAGCGCCGAGCGAAACGGGCCGCCGCGGAGGCGGAACTCGAAGCGGAGGACGAATCCGAAGGCGAGGGAGAATCCGAAGTCGGGGGCGACGACGACGGCGACTCGGTACCCCCGAGTGAGACGCGGGACGACGGGTAG
- a CDS encoding inositol monophosphatase family protein encodes MEENRPNEGPGADVPDADGRRPSGRRGSLSDADPTLDELATVATRAVRASGDYLRDAFRGDELDAEYGTDDVKADADRIAEERIRSVLRESFADHAFHGEESGREGDHRFRWVVDPLDGTNNFASGLPSFATAVCVLRDGDPVVSAIYEPLPDSLYVARRGEGATVNGERIVAESDVPLDRGTVSFVRGLSAVRDPELRTVGDRIEAALRSRCKRVVQTWSPCVDWGLLARGGIEGIVCLHPEVYEQHAGELLAEESGVRSRGRGVEGLYVGAGDDETLSELHETVESAR; translated from the coding sequence ATGGAGGAGAATCGTCCGAACGAGGGCCCCGGGGCGGACGTTCCCGACGCCGACGGACGACGTCCGTCGGGCCGCCGAGGTTCCCTCAGCGATGCCGACCCGACCCTCGACGAACTGGCGACGGTAGCGACGCGGGCCGTCCGCGCGAGCGGAGACTACCTCCGGGACGCGTTCCGCGGCGACGAACTCGACGCGGAGTACGGCACCGACGACGTGAAGGCCGACGCGGACCGCATCGCCGAGGAACGCATTCGATCCGTCCTCCGCGAGTCGTTCGCCGACCACGCCTTCCACGGCGAGGAGTCCGGCCGCGAGGGCGACCACCGCTTTCGGTGGGTCGTAGACCCCCTCGACGGCACGAACAACTTCGCGTCGGGGCTCCCGTCGTTCGCCACCGCGGTCTGCGTACTCAGAGACGGCGACCCCGTCGTCTCGGCCATCTACGAACCCCTCCCGGACTCGCTGTACGTCGCTCGCCGCGGCGAGGGCGCGACGGTCAACGGCGAACGCATCGTCGCCGAGAGCGACGTTCCCCTCGACCGGGGAACCGTCTCGTTCGTCCGCGGCCTCTCGGCCGTCCGCGACCCGGAACTGAGGACCGTCGGCGACCGAATCGAGGCGGCCCTTCGGTCCCGGTGCAAGCGCGTCGTCCAGACGTGGTCGCCGTGCGTCGACTGGGGACTGCTGGCCCGCGGCGGCATCGAAGGCATCGTCTGCCTCCACCCGGAGGTGTACGAACAGCACGCGGGCGAACTCCTCGCCGAGGAGAGCGGCGTTCGCTCGCGCGGACGCGGCGTCGAGGGACTCTACGTCGGCGCGGGCGACGACGAGACGCTGTCGGAACTGCACGAGACGGTCGAATCAGCCCGATAG
- a CDS encoding winged helix-turn-helix domain-containing protein → MAREQSASESAELDSVFGALDDADARDIIRTLDEPMTASEISDDCDIPLSTTYRKLDLLTDANLLLEGTEIRSDGHHATTYEVAFEEVRILLTDERDLSVDITRTERSPEERLADIWTAVREET, encoded by the coding sequence ATGGCACGCGAGCAGTCCGCGAGCGAGTCGGCGGAGCTCGACTCCGTCTTCGGCGCTTTGGACGACGCGGACGCCAGAGATATCATCAGAACGTTAGACGAACCCATGACGGCGAGCGAGATATCCGACGACTGCGATATCCCCCTCTCGACCACGTATCGTAAGTTGGACCTCCTCACGGACGCGAACCTCCTCCTCGAAGGGACGGAGATTCGGTCCGACGGCCACCACGCGACCACCTACGAGGTGGCGTTCGAGGAGGTCAGAATCCTGCTCACCGACGAGCGGGATCTCTCGGTCGATATCACGCGGACCGAACGCTCCCCGGAGGAACGACTCGCGGACATCTGGACCGCCGTCAGGGAGGAGACATAA
- a CDS encoding metallophosphoesterase family protein — protein MSSDAHPDDGFERTDSAAGPLLARLSRPLSPTRTRIAVVADPHVTPTASGTWKAYHRTETRLRTAVAAADDAEADLTVFLGDLTRDGRPEEFACADEVLGEFDGEWVAVPGNHDVPKAWDDYETPPVSEFADRYAAETLPFRVRAGDVDVFGLDSASGDGELDESHEGLIPDAHLEWLDESLADAETPVVALHHNLFHPREHTGPFADGDFYQLRNAEALLELLSERGVPLVLSGHIHWPATARKRGVREVIAPATCSYPQAMLLVDVGPSGTDVRMVPLSGPNGRAEAYELARDGNAHGRSIAAHAADGALSESNVPFADERERARSGENDAEPTPANRRTRPDYDDVPEGIRWR, from the coding sequence ATGAGTTCCGACGCGCACCCCGACGACGGGTTCGAGCGCACCGATTCGGCCGCCGGACCGCTTCTCGCCCGCCTCTCTCGTCCGCTCTCCCCGACGAGGACGCGCATCGCCGTCGTCGCGGACCCGCACGTGACGCCGACGGCGTCCGGGACGTGGAAGGCGTACCACCGGACCGAGACGCGACTCCGAACGGCCGTCGCCGCCGCCGACGACGCCGAGGCGGACCTGACGGTGTTTCTCGGCGACCTGACGCGGGACGGCCGCCCCGAGGAGTTCGCCTGCGCCGACGAGGTGCTCGGTGAGTTCGACGGCGAGTGGGTCGCCGTCCCCGGCAACCACGACGTGCCGAAGGCGTGGGACGACTACGAGACGCCGCCCGTCTCCGAGTTCGCCGACCGGTACGCCGCGGAGACGCTTCCGTTCCGCGTCCGCGCCGGCGACGTGGACGTGTTCGGGTTAGACAGCGCAAGCGGCGACGGCGAACTCGACGAGTCCCACGAGGGCCTGATTCCGGACGCCCACCTCGAATGGCTGGACGAGTCCCTCGCGGACGCCGAGACGCCGGTCGTCGCCCTCCACCACAACCTGTTTCACCCGCGGGAGCACACCGGCCCGTTCGCCGACGGCGACTTCTACCAACTGCGCAACGCCGAGGCCCTCCTCGAACTCCTCTCGGAGCGAGGCGTTCCGCTCGTCCTCTCGGGGCACATCCACTGGCCCGCGACGGCGCGGAAGCGCGGCGTTCGAGAGGTCATCGCGCCCGCGACGTGTTCGTACCCGCAGGCGATGCTTCTCGTCGACGTCGGCCCTTCGGGAACGGACGTCCGGATGGTCCCGCTCTCGGGCCCGAACGGGCGGGCGGAGGCGTACGAGTTGGCTCGCGACGGGAACGCCCACGGGCGGAGCATCGCGGCCCACGCCGCCGACGGCGCGCTCTCGGAGTCGAACGTCCCGTTCGCGGACGAGCGCGAACGGGCCCGGTCCGGCGAGAACGACGCGGAGCCGACCCCCGCGAACCGTCGGACGCGACCCGACTACGACGACGTGCCGGAGGGGATTCGATGGCGCTGA
- a CDS encoding ABC transporter permease, whose protein sequence is MDLPEVAGDVTASDEPGGSVPLASGDAEWDEASSGLRLRPRTAALAALALVTGSVAAYDYAVVPPETPLVAGYDPSGIDWLFGLSLGVFALYVLVPAVRRPDRTRAVLADVRRSRAATASLAYLAAFFLVGLFGPFVLGPPSPGLLAAEQPPVFGSVSNLIVGNCLGEVAAGRCHGTMRYPFGTDPFGKDMLLVTVQGARVALVVALVSSTIIVPIAAAVGVTAGYFGGRADALLMRYVDIQQTVPAVVVYFIAIFLYGRSLFLIVLVFGLLGWGGVARIVRSEVVSLRTERYVTAAKSAGASDLDVIRRHVLPNVAGTVVVSTAQQIPYLIVVEASLSFMKLNAIELPSWGETIRWGMGDYFPLMWWISTWPLLCLVVTATAFGVFGDALRDALDPQT, encoded by the coding sequence ATGGACCTCCCGGAAGTGGCGGGAGACGTGACGGCGTCCGACGAACCCGGCGGGTCGGTCCCCCTCGCGTCGGGCGACGCCGAGTGGGACGAGGCGTCGTCCGGCTTACGTCTGCGTCCGCGAACCGCGGCACTCGCCGCTCTCGCCCTCGTGACGGGGTCGGTCGCGGCCTACGACTACGCCGTCGTCCCGCCGGAGACGCCGCTTGTCGCCGGATACGACCCAAGCGGTATCGACTGGCTGTTCGGGCTCTCCCTCGGCGTCTTCGCGCTGTACGTTCTCGTCCCCGCCGTTCGCCGCCCCGACCGGACGCGGGCGGTGTTGGCGGACGTTCGACGGAGTCGCGCGGCGACGGCGAGTCTCGCCTACCTCGCGGCGTTCTTCCTCGTCGGCCTGTTCGGCCCCTTCGTCCTCGGCCCGCCCTCGCCGGGACTCCTCGCCGCCGAGCAACCGCCGGTGTTCGGGAGCGTCTCGAACCTCATCGTCGGCAACTGCCTCGGAGAGGTGGCGGCCGGGCGGTGTCACGGTACGATGCGCTACCCGTTCGGGACGGACCCCTTCGGGAAGGACATGCTGCTCGTCACGGTGCAGGGCGCGCGCGTCGCCCTCGTCGTCGCCCTCGTCTCCTCGACGATTATCGTGCCCATCGCCGCCGCAGTCGGCGTGACGGCGGGCTACTTCGGCGGGCGCGCGGACGCACTGCTGATGCGCTACGTCGATATCCAACAGACCGTCCCGGCGGTCGTCGTCTACTTCATCGCGATATTCCTCTACGGTCGGAGCCTGTTTCTCATCGTGCTCGTGTTCGGGTTGCTCGGGTGGGGCGGCGTCGCCCGCATCGTCCGGAGCGAGGTGGTGAGCCTCCGAACCGAGCGCTACGTCACCGCCGCCAAGAGCGCCGGGGCGTCGGACCTCGACGTGATTCGACGGCACGTCCTGCCGAACGTCGCGGGCACCGTCGTCGTCTCCACCGCCCAGCAGATTCCGTACCTCATCGTCGTCGAGGCGTCGCTGTCGTTCATGAAGCTGAACGCCATCGAACTCCCCTCGTGGGGCGAGACGATTCGCTGGGGGATGGGCGATTACTTCCCCCTCATGTGGTGGATATCGACGTGGCCCCTGCTCTGTCTCGTCGTGACGGCGACGGCGTTCGGCGTCTTCGGCGACGCCCTCCGGGACGCGTTGGACCCGCAGACCTGA
- a CDS encoding PH domain-containing protein, whose amino-acid sequence MTRLHPRVQLLWAGRAAITAAILGGIAFAAVRFFAPPFLPSWTPFAVGGTILVLGALLAVARYRSWSYEVRDDSLYLERGVFTRVRTVVPFVRIQHVDSARNPTERFVGLARTVVYTAGSRGADVTVPGLTLEGAEELQERLKRLAIRSEGEDAV is encoded by the coding sequence ATGACGCGACTGCACCCCCGCGTCCAACTGCTGTGGGCCGGTCGCGCGGCGATCACCGCGGCGATACTCGGCGGCATCGCGTTCGCCGCCGTCCGCTTCTTCGCTCCGCCGTTTCTCCCCTCGTGGACGCCGTTCGCCGTCGGCGGCACCATCCTCGTCCTCGGGGCCCTCCTCGCCGTCGCACGGTACCGGTCGTGGTCGTACGAAGTCCGCGACGACTCGCTGTACCTCGAACGCGGGGTGTTCACCCGCGTCCGCACGGTGGTCCCGTTCGTCCGCATCCAACACGTCGACTCCGCCCGAAACCCCACCGAACGGTTCGTCGGACTGGCTCGAACCGTCGTCTACACGGCGGGCTCCCGCGGGGCCGACGTGACGGTGCCGGGACTCACGCTCGAGGGCGCGGAGGAACTGCAGGAGCGATTGAAGCGACTCGCCATCCGCTCCGAAGGCGAGGACGCGGTCTGA
- a CDS encoding DUF7260 family protein encodes MALRGTHLDDARESLGRERRRCVDEKAAFRSFRSAVTDVQPSTAAGSAAGPLAVKTVGRETPPSLDAVRRAYERTVMEVPHYEEEYGDAYPESLAAEFGDEIAAGMTAGAGLSPELRRAVVSAAANAVRERQEFLDLLDAEFESLDEVEDGVELVVGELSSLDDRPLSARSFDELLALREDVLALRDELDERAWERQRTLAAHRRTLSGLVPSVTEYLYHDVDCSHPGLDALASARRLVETALSRTDRAISTTA; translated from the coding sequence ATGGCGCTGAGGGGGACGCACCTCGACGACGCGAGGGAGTCGCTCGGGCGCGAACGGCGGCGGTGCGTGGACGAGAAGGCGGCGTTCCGGTCGTTCCGCTCCGCCGTTACCGACGTCCAACCGTCGACCGCCGCCGGGTCCGCGGCCGGACCCCTCGCGGTGAAGACGGTCGGTCGGGAGACGCCGCCGTCCCTCGACGCCGTACGGCGGGCGTACGAGCGGACGGTCATGGAGGTTCCCCACTACGAGGAGGAGTACGGCGACGCCTACCCCGAGAGCCTCGCCGCGGAGTTCGGCGACGAAATCGCCGCCGGGATGACCGCGGGGGCGGGGCTCTCGCCGGAACTGCGGCGGGCCGTCGTCTCCGCCGCCGCCAACGCCGTCCGCGAACGGCAGGAGTTCCTCGACCTGTTGGACGCGGAGTTCGAGTCGCTGGACGAAGTCGAGGACGGCGTCGAACTGGTCGTCGGTGAACTCTCCTCGTTGGACGACCGACCGCTCTCGGCCCGGTCGTTCGACGAACTCCTCGCTCTCCGCGAGGACGTCCTCGCCCTCCGAGACGAACTGGACGAACGCGCCTGGGAGCGCCAACGGACGCTCGCCGCCCACCGGCGCACCCTCTCGGGTCTGGTCCCGAGCGTGACGGAGTACCTCTATCACGACGTGGACTGCTCGCACCCCGGACTGGACGCACTCGCCTCTGCGCGTCGCCTCGTGGAGACGGCGCTCTCCCGCACCGACCGCGCCATCTCGACGACGGCGTAA